AGCCGGAGCGGCGAAGCCTCGGCTCGACCCGCCAAACCCCAGCAGAGGTTGACCGCGAGGGCCGCCGCGAGCAGCCCGCAGACCGACAGAGCGACCCGAGAGATCAGGGCGAGGACGGAGCGATCGGCCACGCGCGGCCTCCGTCCGACTCCGGGCACCGGGGCGGGCCCCTTCTCTCCGACGTTCGTCCGGAGCGAGACGGATCTGAGCTGATCGGCCCCCGCTGACGTCGGGTGAGGTAAACAGTGACTTCTCGAAGTCGCAGGATTGGCGTAGCGTTACTTCGAACACGCGTTCGAACGACGAGGAGAATCCATGTCCGCAGCACCGATCGCCATCTACGGTGCGACCGGCCACACCGGCCGCCTCGTCGCGACCGAAATTTTGGCCCGTGGTCACCCGGTCGTCCTCGGCGGGCGCGACGCCACCGGGCTGATCGCGCTCGCCGCGGAACTCGGCGAGGGCGACCGGGTGACGGTCCGCCCGGCCGCACTGACGGACCGAGCCGCCTTACGCGCCTTCGCCAGCAGCGCTCCGGTGCTCATCCACTGCGCCGGCCCGTACTCGCGTACCGGCGCTCCGGTGGTCGCCGCTGCGATCGATGCCGGTACCCACTACGTCGACCACGCGGTCGAGGCCCGCTACGTCAAGACGTTGTTCGACGCGTTCGGCACGGCGGCAGAGCGGGCCGGCGTCCTGGTCTGTCCGGGGCTGAGCTTCTACGGCGGGTTCGGTGACCTCCTGGCTGCCGCCGCCACCCGGGGGCGTCCGTCCGTCGAGAAGGTCACGGTCGGATACGCGGTGAGCGGCTGGCGCCTGACCACCGGTGCCCGCGACACCGCCGACCAGCTGATCAACGAGGTCGAGCGGATCACGTTCACCGGCGGAACGCAGCGGATCGGACCGCACCCCACCTACACGACCGAGTTCGTGTTCCCCCCGCCGCTGGGCAGCAGGGAGATGATCGGCCCGTTCCCGACCGGCGATGCGGTCACGATCCCCCGCCACGTCCCGACGCGCGACGTCGAGGTGCTGCTCACCGCCGGCACGTTCGCCGAACCGGAGGCCTTCACCAGCGAACACGTCGACGCGGCGGAGCGGGCGCGAACTGCGTTCACGGTCGCGGTCGACGTCCGCACCGGCGGCACCAGCCGCTCCGCGCACCTCACCGGGCACGACCTCTGGTGGGCGGCGGCGGTCGCCTCGGTCGAGGGCGCGCTCGACCTGGCCCTGGACGGGCCCTCGACCGGCGCGCACCCCGGCCCGAAATCCGGCGTGTGCAGCCCGGCCGAGGTCTTCCCGGCCGATCCGTTCCTGCGGCGCCTCGAGGAGCTCGGCGCGTTCGTGCTGACGGTCAACTGACCCGTAGCCGGACGAGCTGCGGGTCGTGGTCGCTCGCCTGGTCGGTGTACTCCGCGTTGACGTGGACGATGTCGTAGGAGTACGACCGGGCCGCCGCGCGGGAGATCAGGATGTGGTCGAGCACCTGCGAGTTGCCGTCGTAGACGTAGGTGTAGCGCTCCCCGACCGGCAGCGTCGCGGGCAGGTCGACCAGCTGCCGCCCGGCCACCGTCTGGACGGTCCGGGAGAACTCGAAGTCGTTGAGGTCACCGACGACCGCAACCAGCGCCTGCGGATCGGCCGCCAGCAGCCGCTTGACGAACCCGTTCACGAGCGTGGCCTGGGCCACCCGCTTGGTCGCCGAGGGCTGCGCCGGCGGCTGGTACCGGCCGAAGAGCGGCTGGTCACCGCCCTTCGAGACGAAGTGGTTGGCGATCACGAACACCGAGCGGCCACGGTAGGTGAACTCGCCGGCCAGCGGCTTCCTGCTGTCCGCCCAGGCGGCGTCGGCCGGTGCGATCCGGCCCGGGTTGAGCGAGAGGTGCCCGTTCTCGGTCACCGTGACCGGGCTCGTGGCGTCCCCGGCCGGGGCGGGCGCGGGCGACACACCTCGGCTCGCGGCGTAGAGGAACCCGACCCGGATGTTGCCACCGGGCTCGCCGCCGTCCTGGTTGTTCACCGGGTCGATCTGCCGGTACGCGTAGGTCGGCCCGCCGGCCGCGGCGATCGCCGCGATCAGCGTGGCGTAGGTCCGGTCGGCCGCGACCGTCCCGTCGTTCGTCGCGCCGTTGTTGTCCTGCACCTCTTCCAGGGCGACGACGTCCGGCGCGCGGAGGTTGCCCACGATGATCGACGCCAGCCGCGCGAACTTCGCCGGTGGATCGCTCGGATCGAGGTTCTCGACGTTGAACGTGGCCACCGAGAGCTCGGCCCTGGTGTCGGCACGGGTGGTCTCCGGCGAACGGGTTCCACTGAACGCCGCGGCGGCCGTCAGCACCACCTTCACGTTGCCGAAGCCGTAGCTGACCACGCCGACCGCGGGCCCGGTCGCGGCCGCGCCCACGTCGACCTTCGGCGGTGCGAAGCCGAGGCCGTCGTCGAGGATCACCCGCTCGGGGTTCGCGTCGTCCGGCCGCAGCACGATGCCACCGCGGACGCTGCGAGGGCCGGCACCGCGACCGCGGTCGGCGAGCACCGGCAGCTCGTTGAACGAGTTCGTCGGCCCGACCGCGACCGCGTCGTTCACCTGGACGCGCATCGCCTCCAGCGACTCGTAGAAGTCCAGGCCGTCGGAGGCCGGATCGAACCTGCCCCCGGCTTCGACGTCGCCGTTCGCGTCGTTCTCGACGACGGTCGTCGGAGGCCGCCGACCACCGGCACCGAGGACGGTCGGGGCCGGCAGCGGATTCCCGGACGAGGTGACGGTGACGGTCGGCGTGCTGATCTGGGTCGTGGCCAGGTTCGCGGTGCCGTCGGCCCCACCGGGGCGGAACTCGGTCACCGTCCCCTCGACGGTCACCGCGTCGCCGACCGCGACGGCCGGGGCCGAGCCGGTGTAGACCAGCACGGCCTCGGACGTCCGGGAGTCCCGGTCCGGCTGCGGATCCTGCAGGTAGAACCCGTTGGACGCGCGCGCAGTCACGATCCCGGGGACGCTCACCACCTGCCCGCGCAGCGGCGAAACGTGCGCGGCGCCCTGTACGTCGTGGATCCGCACCGCGGTGGCGGCCTGCGCCGGTGCACTGGCCAGGACCCCGCCGACCAGTAGGAGGCCGGTCGCCGCCACGGTCACCCGTCGCACCATGAAGTTCCCCGATCGTCGTGGGCCATCGGGAGTATTAGGCCATAACGGCCGTACCGGAGCAGCCGAACCACGGATGACACATCGGAGAACTCCGACCCGATCCGCCGCACCAGTGCAGCGGGCGGGCCCCCGGTCCGGACTCAGCGGCCCCCACCGCTGAAGTCCGGACAGGGGAACGGCTGCCCGCACCAGTCGCAGACGCCGTCCACCGGGACGTGCAGGCGTCGCAAGGCCTCCCGGGCCGCAGCCTGCTCGGCGGCCAGCTGCTCGGGCGTCAGGTCCGCGTCGAGTTCGTCGTCGCGGAGCGGGCCGAGTGGGCCAGGAGACTCGCCGGTTCCGGTCATCACGCCGCCGTCCCGCCCGGTCAGTGCCCGGGCGCCATGGCGAAGAGCAACGCCGGTACCAGCCTGACCAACCATTTCAAGTCACCCCCGGGTGCGCTGCCCACCACCTCCAGCTCCGTGGCGTCGACGAGGCGTACCCGGTCAGCCGCCCCCGGCCGACAGGTCAACCTGGGCCGACTGTCCGACCCCGACGCCGATCTCACGAACTCCACCACCACTGTCGTCCCGCCCCTCTCGTCATCCATCTGGTTCCCCCTCGAGCTCTGCCTTCCTACCGGGCCTAACGACGACCGTGCCCCTGGGCGACTGGCAACTCGGTCGATCGACCCGGAAAGTCGGATGACTCTGCCCGGAGGTACCGACTCCGTCAGCCGACGTGAGTGGTGCACGGTCCGGAGAGTGACCAACGATGCTCTGAACAGACGAATGACACCACCGTGCTTACCCCCAGACCGCGTACGGTGAAGGAGTGGATTCCGGCACCGAGCGCGTCGTCCGACTGGAGGGCGCGAGCAACGTCCGCGACCTCGGCGGCCTGACCACCACCGATGGTCGGCGGACGCGGTTCGGCCTCCTCTACCGGGCGGACGCCCCGACCGAGCTCACCCCCGACGACGTCCACCTACTGGTCACCGAGCGCGGCCTGCGGCAGATCGTCGACCTGCGCTCCGCCGAGGAGGTCGACCGCGACGGCCCCGGACCGCTGCAGAAGGCCGGTGTGGCCACCGCGAACCACTCGATCAGCAGCGACCCCGGCGTCGGCCAGGTCGTCCCGGAGATCCTCCGCGGCAACCTCTCCGGCCACTACCTCGGCTACCTCGGCTCCGGCGCGCACCGGGTGGTCGCCGCCGCCCGCCTGCTCGCCGACCCCGAGCGGCAGCCCGCCCTGGTCCACTGCGCGGCCGGCAAGGACCGCACCGGCACGCTGGTCGCGATCCTGCTCGACGCGGCCGGTGTCCGCCGGGACGAGATCGTCGCGGACTACGCGCTGACCGACGCCAACATGGACGCGGTCGTGGAGCGCGTCGTGCGCCGGCTGACCGCCGCGTCCGGCGGGGTGCTCCCGCCCTCCGCCAACAGCCTGCCGGACGAGGCACGGCGGGCCCGACCGGAGACGATGGCCGAGTTCCTCGACCAGCTGACCACGGTGTTCGGTGGCGGCGCCGGGTGGCTGCTGGCTCACGGCTTCGCCGACGCCGACCTCGCACGGTTCCGCGAGGCCCTGCTCGAGGACTAGCGCGGCTCGCA
The window above is part of the Cryptosporangium minutisporangium genome. Proteins encoded here:
- a CDS encoding saccharopine dehydrogenase NADP-binding domain-containing protein, encoding MSAAPIAIYGATGHTGRLVATEILARGHPVVLGGRDATGLIALAAELGEGDRVTVRPAALTDRAALRAFASSAPVLIHCAGPYSRTGAPVVAAAIDAGTHYVDHAVEARYVKTLFDAFGTAAERAGVLVCPGLSFYGGFGDLLAAAATRGRPSVEKVTVGYAVSGWRLTTGARDTADQLINEVERITFTGGTQRIGPHPTYTTEFVFPPPLGSREMIGPFPTGDAVTIPRHVPTRDVEVLLTAGTFAEPEAFTSEHVDAAERARTAFTVAVDVRTGGTSRSAHLTGHDLWWAAAVASVEGALDLALDGPSTGAHPGPKSGVCSPAEVFPADPFLRRLEELGAFVLTVN
- a CDS encoding endonuclease/exonuclease/phosphatase family protein; the encoded protein is MVRRVTVAATGLLLVGGVLASAPAQAATAVRIHDVQGAAHVSPLRGQVVSVPGIVTARASNGFYLQDPQPDRDSRTSEAVLVYTGSAPAVAVGDAVTVEGTVTEFRPGGADGTANLATTQISTPTVTVTSSGNPLPAPTVLGAGGRRPPTTVVENDANGDVEAGGRFDPASDGLDFYESLEAMRVQVNDAVAVGPTNSFNELPVLADRGRGAGPRSVRGGIVLRPDDANPERVILDDGLGFAPPKVDVGAAATGPAVGVVSYGFGNVKVVLTAAAAFSGTRSPETTRADTRAELSVATFNVENLDPSDPPAKFARLASIIVGNLRAPDVVALEEVQDNNGATNDGTVAADRTYATLIAAIAAAGGPTYAYRQIDPVNNQDGGEPGGNIRVGFLYAASRGVSPAPAPAGDATSPVTVTENGHLSLNPGRIAPADAAWADSRKPLAGEFTYRGRSVFVIANHFVSKGGDQPLFGRYQPPAQPSATKRVAQATLVNGFVKRLLAADPQALVAVVGDLNDFEFSRTVQTVAGRQLVDLPATLPVGERYTYVYDGNSQVLDHILISRAAARSYSYDIVHVNAEYTDQASDHDPQLVRLRVS
- a CDS encoding tyrosine-protein phosphatase, which gives rise to MDSGTERVVRLEGASNVRDLGGLTTTDGRRTRFGLLYRADAPTELTPDDVHLLVTERGLRQIVDLRSAEEVDRDGPGPLQKAGVATANHSISSDPGVGQVVPEILRGNLSGHYLGYLGSGAHRVVAAARLLADPERQPALVHCAAGKDRTGTLVAILLDAAGVRRDEIVADYALTDANMDAVVERVVRRLTAASGGVLPPSANSLPDEARRARPETMAEFLDQLTTVFGGGAGWLLAHGFADADLARFREALLED